The following proteins are encoded in a genomic region of Micropterus dolomieu isolate WLL.071019.BEF.003 ecotype Adirondacks linkage group LG04, ASM2129224v1, whole genome shotgun sequence:
- the helt gene encoding hairy and enhancer of split-related protein helt isoform X2, whose amino-acid sequence MASKMKDRKRTPISHKVIEKRRRDRINRCLNELGKTVPMALAKQNSGKLEKAEILEMTVQYLRALHSADFPRGREKGELLAEFANYFHYGYHECMKNLVHYLTTEDRAETKDIKYARILAFLQSKSRVVTEPVFGSVGSMPEPSDYLSQLHSSPEHQSHSPSDSVYQQSPPGHFSWHSSARSPGISYPTVPLSAHTQQHGGYLSPVQGLDHHYFNFIGHTHANTFSLHSAQHAM is encoded by the exons ATGGCATCTAAAATGAAAGACAGGAAG AGAACTCCGATCTCTCACAAAGTCATAGAGAAACGAAGACGGGACCGCATTAATCGCTGCCTTAACGAGTTAGGAAAAACAGTACCAATGGCACTGGCAAAACAG AACTCTGGAAAACTGGAGAAGGCTGAGATCTTGGAAATGACAGTTCAGTACTTGCGAGCGCTGCACTCCGCGGATTTCCCCCGTGGGAGAGAAAAGG GTGAACTTCTGGCTGAGTTTGCAAACTACTTCCACTACGGATACCACGAGTGTATGAAGAACCTGGTGCACTACTTGACCACAGAGGACAGAGCTGAAACCAAAGACATCAAGTACGCACGGATCCTCGCCTTCTTACAGTCCAAGTCCCGTGTGGTTACCGAGCCTGTGTTCGGCTCCGTCGGCTCGATGCCAGAACCGTCTGACTACCTCAGCCAGCTGCACTCCTCTCCGGAGCACCAAAGCCACAGTCCCTCTGACTCCGTGTATCAGCAGAGTCCGCCGGGACACTTCTCCTGGCACAGCTCGGCACGCAGCCCGGGCATCTCGTACCCAACAGTGCCTCTCTCTGCTCACACGCAGCAGCACGGTGGATACTTGTCACCGGTGCAGGGACTCGATCACCACTATTTCAACTTCATCggtcacacacacgcaaacacattTAGTTTGCACAGTGCGCAACACGCCATGTAA
- the helt gene encoding hairy and enhancer of split-related protein helt isoform X1, which translates to MNRARSQTRNKSGPQRAVEKRTPISHKVIEKRRRDRINRCLNELGKTVPMALAKQNSGKLEKAEILEMTVQYLRALHSADFPRGREKGELLAEFANYFHYGYHECMKNLVHYLTTEDRAETKDIKYARILAFLQSKSRVVTEPVFGSVGSMPEPSDYLSQLHSSPEHQSHSPSDSVYQQSPPGHFSWHSSARSPGISYPTVPLSAHTQQHGGYLSPVQGLDHHYFNFIGHTHANTFSLHSAQHAM; encoded by the exons AGAACTCCGATCTCTCACAAAGTCATAGAGAAACGAAGACGGGACCGCATTAATCGCTGCCTTAACGAGTTAGGAAAAACAGTACCAATGGCACTGGCAAAACAG AACTCTGGAAAACTGGAGAAGGCTGAGATCTTGGAAATGACAGTTCAGTACTTGCGAGCGCTGCACTCCGCGGATTTCCCCCGTGGGAGAGAAAAGG GTGAACTTCTGGCTGAGTTTGCAAACTACTTCCACTACGGATACCACGAGTGTATGAAGAACCTGGTGCACTACTTGACCACAGAGGACAGAGCTGAAACCAAAGACATCAAGTACGCACGGATCCTCGCCTTCTTACAGTCCAAGTCCCGTGTGGTTACCGAGCCTGTGTTCGGCTCCGTCGGCTCGATGCCAGAACCGTCTGACTACCTCAGCCAGCTGCACTCCTCTCCGGAGCACCAAAGCCACAGTCCCTCTGACTCCGTGTATCAGCAGAGTCCGCCGGGACACTTCTCCTGGCACAGCTCGGCACGCAGCCCGGGCATCTCGTACCCAACAGTGCCTCTCTCTGCTCACACGCAGCAGCACGGTGGATACTTGTCACCGGTGCAGGGACTCGATCACCACTATTTCAACTTCATCggtcacacacacgcaaacacattTAGTTTGCACAGTGCGCAACACGCCATGTAA